One Tolypothrix bouteillei VB521301 DNA window includes the following coding sequences:
- the deoC gene encoding deoxyribose-phosphate aldolase translates to MAADYTDIDIAPFIDHALLMPTATPEQVEQWCEEADKFHFAAVCVYPVHVRQAAELLQGKQPKVCTVIGFPTGAVTSATKLYEAQEAVENGATELDVTINLGWLKAGKSDDVHREIAEICEETGQTVKVILETNLLTDEEKRLAAELAMDAGAAFLKTSTGWNGGATVADVKLLKEVAGERVGIKASGGIRTIDQALDLILEGATRLGTSRSVELLRQRDRLDRSK, encoded by the coding sequence ATGGCAGCAGATTATACAGACATTGATATTGCGCCATTCATTGACCATGCTTTGTTGATGCCAACAGCTACTCCAGAGCAGGTAGAGCAATGGTGTGAAGAAGCAGACAAATTTCATTTTGCGGCAGTTTGCGTATACCCCGTACACGTAAGGCAAGCAGCAGAACTTTTGCAGGGCAAACAGCCTAAAGTCTGTACAGTTATTGGCTTTCCTACAGGCGCGGTGACTTCAGCAACTAAATTGTACGAAGCTCAAGAAGCTGTGGAAAATGGTGCAACAGAGTTAGATGTCACGATCAACTTGGGATGGTTGAAAGCTGGCAAAAGCGATGACGTGCATCGGGAAATTGCTGAAATTTGTGAAGAAACCGGGCAAACAGTAAAAGTGATTTTGGAAACAAACCTGCTGACTGACGAAGAGAAAAGACTGGCGGCGGAACTTGCTATGGATGCTGGAGCAGCATTTCTTAAAACCAGTACGGGTTGGAATGGTGGTGCAACAGTGGCAGATGTCAAACTTTTGAAGGAAGTCGCAGGAGAAAGGGTAGGAATTAAAGCCTCTGGGGGAATTCGCACTATTGACCAAGCTTTAGACTTGATATTAGAGGGAGCCACTCGTTTGGGAACCTCGCGAAGTGTTGAATTGCTCCGACAGCGCGATAGGCTGGATCGTAGCAAGTAA
- the recO gene encoding DNA repair protein RecO translates to MSKTYKTTGINLKTQAIGESDRLVTILTREFGLIRAVAPGSRKHKSSLGGRSGMFVVNELLIAKGRSLDKITQAQTIKTFPGLATNLGKLAASQYLAEVVLCQALSEQPQEELYELLKEHLSRIEELPSHEPSAVIAHLAHGLFHLLAIAGLTPQVQACCLTGNTLTPDFTNPDWQVGFSIPTGGTVCLTTWKRLKEEGIRRLGDKGDKGDKGASSPLSTPSPPSVKEKTTSYKTVVHQQELPVISSRLDAIELSILQQLSQPEIMQDIAKNYGWFSVEQILRQYAQYHLGRSIRSAALIDSYFATHHDATV, encoded by the coding sequence ATGAGTAAAACTTATAAAACAACTGGAATTAATTTGAAAACCCAAGCGATAGGAGAATCAGATAGACTAGTGACAATTTTGACACGAGAGTTTGGTCTGATTCGCGCTGTTGCTCCTGGATCGCGCAAGCACAAGTCTAGTTTGGGCGGTAGAAGTGGAATGTTTGTGGTAAATGAGTTATTGATTGCTAAGGGGCGATCGCTAGACAAAATTACCCAAGCTCAAACTATAAAAACTTTCCCAGGACTTGCAACAAATTTGGGAAAACTTGCAGCCAGTCAGTATTTAGCAGAGGTAGTACTGTGTCAGGCGTTAAGCGAGCAACCTCAAGAAGAGTTGTATGAATTATTGAAGGAACACCTCAGCCGTATAGAAGAATTACCAAGCCACGAGCCATCAGCTGTCATAGCACATTTGGCACATGGATTATTTCACCTTTTAGCCATAGCAGGACTCACCCCACAGGTACAAGCTTGCTGTCTGACAGGAAACACTTTGACTCCAGATTTTACCAACCCCGATTGGCAAGTAGGATTTAGCATTCCTACTGGTGGAACAGTTTGCCTGACAACATGGAAACGCTTGAAGGAAGAGGGGATAAGGAGGCTGGGGGACAAGGGGGACAAGGGGGATAAGGGAGCATCTTCTCCCCTGTCTACCCCATCCCCACCTTCTGTTAAAGAAAAGACTACTAGTTACAAAACTGTTGTCCATCAACAAGAATTACCTGTTATTTCCAGTCGGTTGGATGCTATAGAGCTTTCCATACTCCAACAGTTATCACAACCAGAGATAATGCAAGATATAGCCAAAAACTACGGCTGGTTTTCTGTCGAGCAAATTTTGCGCCAATATGCTCAATACCACCTTGGTCGCTCGATTCGCTCTGCTGCTTTAATTGATTCTTATTTTGCTACCCACCATGATGCAACCGTCTGA
- a CDS encoding DNA cytosine methyltransferase, whose translation MNLSPRIFSFFAGSGFLDLGFETSGFHIVYVNEVFSPFMEAYRYSRSSLNLPLPEYGYHQREEGDVAKLTEEAQILRLRELVADCRKSNNIVGFIGGPPCPDFSIGGKNRGQFGENGKLSAAYVELICEALPDFFLFENVKGLWKTKKHRLFFEGLKQKLTQAGYVLTERLINSIEYGVPQDRERIILLGFQLELVGDLGIKLNGEKFLPVGVFPWEKYIVYTKEKVFSHNWSRCEPFREGSILPCPDGIPQELTVEYWFRKNDVLKHPNTQHYFQPRAGIRKFATIDEGDDSKKSYKRLHRWRYSPTACYGNNEVHLHPYKMRRISVAEALAIQSLPASFSLPNSMSLTNMFKTIGNGVPYLASKALAQTILGFLDDI comes from the coding sequence ATGAATTTAAGCCCCAGAATATTTTCCTTTTTTGCTGGTTCGGGTTTTCTAGATTTGGGTTTTGAAACGAGTGGTTTCCATATTGTTTATGTGAATGAAGTTTTCTCTCCTTTCATGGAGGCATACCGCTATTCACGTTCTAGTCTCAACCTTCCATTGCCAGAATACGGTTATCATCAAAGGGAAGAAGGCGACGTAGCAAAACTGACTGAAGAAGCACAAATTTTGCGCTTGCGTGAATTGGTAGCTGATTGCCGTAAATCTAATAATATTGTGGGATTTATTGGTGGTCCTCCCTGCCCTGATTTTTCTATTGGTGGAAAAAATAGAGGGCAATTTGGAGAGAATGGCAAACTGTCGGCTGCTTATGTTGAATTAATTTGTGAAGCTTTACCAGATTTTTTTCTGTTCGAGAATGTAAAGGGTTTGTGGAAGACAAAGAAACACCGTTTGTTCTTTGAAGGGCTAAAGCAAAAATTAACTCAAGCTGGTTATGTACTTACAGAAAGGTTAATCAATTCCATAGAATATGGTGTTCCACAAGATAGAGAAAGAATTATTCTTCTTGGATTTCAACTTGAGTTGGTTGGGGATTTGGGGATAAAACTCAATGGGGAAAAATTTCTACCTGTAGGGGTTTTTCCTTGGGAAAAATATATTGTATATACCAAAGAGAAAGTTTTTTCCCATAACTGGAGCCGTTGCGAACCCTTTCGGGAAGGCTCTATTTTGCCCTGTCCTGATGGTATTCCTCAAGAACTTACTGTTGAGTACTGGTTTAGAAAAAATGATGTACTGAAGCATCCCAATACTCAGCACTATTTTCAACCAAGGGCAGGTATCAGAAAATTCGCTACTATTGATGAAGGAGACGATTCCAAAAAATCTTACAAACGCCTTCACAGATGGCGTTATTCTCCCACAGCTTGCTACGGTAACAATGAAGTACATTTACATCCCTACAAAATGCGGCGAATTTCCGTTGCTGAAGCTTTAGCAATTCAATCTTTGCCTGCAAGTTTTTCACTTCCCAACAGTATGTCACTGACAAATATGTTTAAAACAATTGGTAATGGCGTTCCTTATTTAGCTTCAAAGGCTTTAGCTCAAACTATTTTGGGTTTTTTAGACGATATCTGA